The following coding sequences lie in one Macaca thibetana thibetana isolate TM-01 chromosome 18, ASM2454274v1, whole genome shotgun sequence genomic window:
- the LOC126941483 gene encoding LOW QUALITY PROTEIN: COP9 signalosome complex subunit 2-like (The sequence of the model RefSeq protein was modified relative to this genomic sequence to represent the inferred CDS: substituted 1 base at 1 genomic stop codon) yields the protein MSDMEDDFTCDDEEDYDLEYSEDSNSEPNVDLENQYYNSKALKEDDSKAALSSFQKVLELEGEKGEWGFKALKQMIKINFKLTNFPEMMNRYKQLLTYIRSAVTRNYSEKSINSILDYISTSKQMDLLQEFYETTLEALKDAKNDRLWFKTNTKLGKLYLEREEYGKLQKILRQLHQSCQTDDGEDDLKKGTQLLEIYALEIQMYTAQKNNKKLKALYEQSLHIKSAIPHPLIMGVIRECGGKMHLREGEFEKAHTDFFEAFKNYDESGSPRRTTCLKYLLLANMLMKSGINPFDSQEAKPYKNDPEILAMTNLVSTYQNNDITEFEKILKTNHSNIMDDPFIREHIEELLXNIRTQVLIKLIKPYTRIHIPFISKELNIDVADVESLLVQCILDNTIHGRIDQVNQLLELDHQKRGGARYTALDKWSNQLNSLNQAVVSKLA from the coding sequence ATGTCTGACATGGAGGATGATTTCACGTGCGATGATGAGGAGGACTACGACCTGGAATACTCTGAAGATAGTAACTCCGAGCCAAATGTGGATTTGGAAAATCAGTACTATAATTCCAAAGCATTAAAAGAAGATGACTCAAAAGCAGCGTTAAGCAGTTTCCAAAAGGTTTTGGAACTTGAAGGTGAAAAAGGAGAATGGGGATTTAAAGCACTGAAACAAATGATTAAGATTAACTTCAAGTTGACAAACTTTCCAGAAATGATGAATAGATATAAACAGCTATTGACCTATATTCGGAGTGCAGTCACaagaaattattctgaaaaatccATTAATTCTATTCTTGATTATATCTCTACTTCTAAACAGATGGATTTACTGCAGGAATTCTATGAAACAACACTGGAAGCTTTGAAAGATGCTAAGAATGATAGACTGTGGTTTAAGACAAACACAAAGCttggaaaattatatttagaacGAGAGGAATATGGAAAGCTTCAAAAAATTTTACGCCAGTTACATCAGTCCTGCCAGACTGATGATGGAGAAGATGATCTGAAAAAAGGTACACAGTTATTAGAAATATATGCTTTGGAAATTCAAATGTACACagcacagaaaaataacaaaaaacttaaaGCACTCTATGAACAGTCACTTCACATCAAGTCTGCCATCCCTCATCCACTGATTATGGGAGTTATCAGAGAATGTGGTGGTAAAATGCACTTGAGAGAAGGTGAATTTGAAAAGGCacacactgatttttttgaagccTTCAAGAATTATGATGAATCTGGAAGTCCAAGACGAACCActtgcttaaaatatttgctcTTAGCAAATATGCTTATGAAATCGGGAATAAATCCATTTGACTCACAGGAGGCCAAGCCGTACAAAAATGATCCAGAAATTTTAGCAATGACGAATTTAGTAAGTACCTATCAGAATAATGACATCACTGAATTTGAAAAGATTCTAAAAACAAATCACAGCAACATCATGGATGATCCTTTCATAAGAGAACACATCGAAGAGCTTTTGTGAAACATCAGAACACAAGtgcttataaaattaattaagcCTTACACAAGAATacatattccttttatttctaaggAGTTAAACATAGATGTAGCTGATGTGGAGAGCTTGCTGGTGCAGTGCATATTGGATAACACTATTCATGGCCGAATTGATCAAGTCAACCAACTCCTTGAACTGGATCATCAGAAGAGGGGTGGTGCACGATATACTGCACTAGATAAATGGAGCAACCAACTAAATTCTCTCAACCAGGCTGTAGTCAGTAAACTGGCTTAA